One Microlunatus soli genomic window carries:
- a CDS encoding DUF3052 domain-containing protein, protein MSSTARPEGTSSAVSRLGFKSGQIVQELGWDEDVDESLRQEVEDAIDGELVEEAMEPVDVVLLWWRDEDGDIIDGLFDAITDLNDTGYVWLLTPKVGREGFVDATDLNEGAVTAGLTLTSTVPVSAGWTASKLVPPKGPRR, encoded by the coding sequence GTGAGCTCGACCGCACGGCCCGAGGGAACGTCGTCGGCTGTTTCCAGGCTCGGTTTCAAATCTGGGCAGATCGTGCAGGAACTGGGATGGGACGAGGACGTCGACGAATCTCTCCGTCAAGAGGTCGAGGACGCCATCGACGGCGAACTCGTCGAAGAGGCGATGGAGCCGGTCGACGTCGTCCTGCTCTGGTGGCGCGATGAGGACGGCGACATCATCGATGGACTGTTCGACGCCATCACCGACCTGAACGACACCGGATACGTCTGGCTGTTGACACCCAAGGTCGGCCGGGAAGGCTTCGTCGACGCCACCGACCTGAACGAGGGTGCCGTCACCGCCGGGTTGACCCTGACCTCCACCGTCCCGGTCTCGGCGGGCTGGACGGCCAGCAAGCTGGTGCCGCCGAAGGGCCCCCGGCGTTGA
- a CDS encoding Pr6Pr family membrane protein, protein MASTAARIWHAVNVLITGASLIAQTWLVLIGSVDVNSGASTAGLPLSSRLVNLFSFFTIQSNILVLVAAIRLLIDPDLGRGRGNGAWWQVIRLTGLLGIVITGIVYVTVLRPLMDPTGIHAAVNAGLHYITPPVALIGWLIFGPRPRIGWRTLLLSMVWPIAWIVYTLIRGAITDWYPYPFLDVAVIGAAATARNLAVIVVLAVLLLLIMKVVDRLPMLPKGSDSSPVGLSKET, encoded by the coding sequence ATGGCATCGACAGCGGCGCGGATCTGGCACGCGGTGAACGTCCTGATCACCGGCGCGTCCCTGATCGCTCAGACCTGGCTGGTTCTGATCGGCAGCGTCGACGTCAACTCCGGCGCCAGCACTGCCGGCCTGCCGCTGTCCAGTCGGCTGGTGAATCTGTTCAGCTTCTTCACCATTCAGTCCAACATCCTGGTGCTGGTCGCGGCGATCCGACTGCTGATCGACCCCGACCTCGGCCGCGGCCGTGGCAACGGGGCCTGGTGGCAGGTGATCCGGCTGACCGGACTGCTCGGGATCGTGATCACCGGCATCGTCTACGTGACCGTGCTCCGCCCGCTGATGGACCCGACCGGCATCCACGCCGCGGTCAATGCCGGGCTGCACTACATCACGCCACCGGTCGCGCTGATCGGCTGGCTGATCTTCGGCCCACGCCCGCGGATCGGCTGGCGGACACTGCTGCTGTCGATGGTCTGGCCGATCGCCTGGATCGTCTACACCCTGATCCGCGGCGCGATCACCGACTGGTACCCGTATCCGTTCCTGGACGTCGCGGTGATCGGTGCGGCGGCGACCGCTCGCAATCTCGCGGTGATCGTCGTGCTGGCGGTGCTGTTGCTGTTGATCATGAAAGTCGTCGACCGGTTGCCGATGCTGCCGAAGGGCTCTGATTCCTCTCCGGTTGGTCTCAGCAAGGAAACCTAG
- a CDS encoding peroxiredoxin has product MTSEPLSLGAAAPDFSLQDQHGQTISRADLLGAPAVLVFYPYAFSGICSSELGQLQTSMPDFTAAGTRVLAISVDTIFALRTFADQLGLGFSLLSDFWPHGAVARAFGVFDEERGCAVRGSFVLDADGVVRWSVCNEIGAARDIGEHLRAVSS; this is encoded by the coding sequence TTGACCTCGGAGCCGCTGTCGCTCGGTGCGGCTGCGCCGGACTTCAGCCTGCAGGACCAGCACGGCCAGACGATCAGTCGGGCCGACCTGCTCGGTGCGCCGGCGGTGCTGGTCTTCTATCCGTACGCGTTCAGCGGCATCTGCAGCTCCGAGCTCGGTCAGCTGCAGACGTCAATGCCCGACTTCACCGCCGCCGGGACGCGGGTGCTGGCGATCTCGGTGGACACGATCTTTGCGTTACGCACCTTCGCCGACCAGCTCGGGCTGGGGTTCTCGCTGTTGAGTGATTTCTGGCCCCACGGCGCCGTCGCTCGAGCCTTCGGCGTGTTCGACGAGGAACGCGGCTGTGCGGTCCGTGGCTCGTTCGTGCTGGACGCCGACGGCGTGGTCCGCTGGTCGGTGTGCAACGAGATCGGTGCCGCTCGCGACATCGGCGAGCACCTGCGCGCCGTCAGCAGCTGA
- the aceE gene encoding pyruvate dehydrogenase (acetyl-transferring), homodimeric type, producing MASPGKLPAITAEGLPSQIPDTDPEETAEWLESLDGLLDSDGKHRARFIMLKLLEHARERQVGVPALRSSDYINTISTELEPEFPGDELIERRIRAFIRWNAAIMVSKANRKGLEVGGHIATYQSVASLYEVGFNHFFRGKNHPGGGDQIYFQGHASPGIYSRAFLEGRLTTDHLDGFRQDASRGAGRSVTSYPHPRIMPDFWEFPTVSMGLTGINSIYQARFNRYLHNRGIKDTSQQRVWAFLGDGEMGEPESLGAISRAAREELDNLTWVINCNLQQLDGPVLGNGKIVQELESVFLGAGWNVIKVLWSRDWDPLLHADVNGTLVNKMNTTPDGQFQTYSVEDGAYIRQNFFDSPELQSMVQNYTDDDLRRLGRGGHDYRKVYAAFKAATEHVGQPTVILAQTVKGWTIDALEARNATHQMKKLSVDDLKAFRDRLYLPIDDDQLTDPYDPPYFHPGEDSPEMKYMHERREALGGYLPERQPKPKIVKLPGDEVYTPLMKSAGSAKVATTQALVRLLRDLMKDPEIGQRIVPIAPDEFRTFGMDSMFPTAKIYSPHDQSYESVDRKLLLSWKEGPKGQLLHEGISEAGALGSFTAAGSSYATHGEPMIPFYIFYSMFGFQRTGDSIWAAADQMSRGFLIGATAGRTTLTGEGTQHADGHSPLLASTNPAIVHYDPAFGFEIAQIVKDGLHRMYGYSDEDHPGGEDVIYYLTVYNEPVAQPGPPDDLDPQAILKGLYHFSYAPEVQGEGEHPTAQILASGVAMPAAIDAQRMLAEEWGVAADIWSVTSWNELRRDALAADHHNFTHPGEDQQTAYVTRALEGTSGPVVAVSDYMHAVQDQIQGWVPNSWFSLGADGFGIADTRAGARRYFQVDAQSIVVGTLAALARDGKYDPAAVATAFKKYELNDPTATAGVHQEGAGA from the coding sequence ATGGCCAGTCCTGGAAAGCTTCCAGCCATCACTGCTGAAGGCCTGCCCAGCCAGATCCCGGACACCGATCCGGAGGAGACCGCCGAGTGGCTGGAATCCTTGGACGGGCTGCTGGACTCCGACGGCAAGCATCGTGCCCGCTTCATCATGCTCAAGCTGTTGGAGCACGCTCGGGAGCGTCAGGTCGGCGTGCCGGCCCTGCGCAGCAGTGATTACATCAACACCATCTCCACCGAGTTGGAGCCGGAGTTCCCCGGTGACGAGCTGATCGAACGGCGGATCCGGGCCTTCATCCGGTGGAACGCCGCGATCATGGTGTCCAAGGCCAACCGCAAGGGCCTGGAGGTCGGCGGTCACATCGCCACCTATCAGAGCGTGGCCAGCCTGTACGAGGTCGGCTTCAACCACTTCTTCCGGGGCAAGAACCATCCCGGCGGCGGCGACCAGATCTACTTCCAGGGCCACGCCTCCCCCGGCATCTACTCCCGGGCCTTCCTCGAAGGCCGGCTGACCACCGATCATCTGGACGGCTTCCGGCAGGACGCCTCCCGGGGCGCCGGACGGTCAGTGACGTCCTACCCGCACCCGCGGATCATGCCGGACTTCTGGGAGTTCCCGACGGTCTCGATGGGCCTGACCGGGATCAACTCGATCTACCAGGCGCGGTTCAACCGCTACCTGCACAACCGCGGCATCAAGGACACCTCGCAGCAGCGGGTCTGGGCCTTCCTCGGCGACGGCGAGATGGGCGAACCGGAGTCGCTGGGGGCGATCAGCCGGGCCGCCCGCGAAGAGCTGGACAACCTGACCTGGGTGATCAACTGCAACCTGCAGCAGCTGGACGGCCCGGTGCTCGGCAACGGCAAGATCGTCCAGGAACTGGAGTCGGTCTTCCTCGGCGCCGGCTGGAACGTGATCAAGGTGCTCTGGAGCCGGGACTGGGATCCGCTGCTGCATGCCGACGTCAACGGCACCCTGGTGAACAAGATGAACACCACGCCGGACGGCCAGTTCCAGACCTACTCGGTCGAGGACGGCGCCTACATCCGGCAGAACTTCTTCGACTCCCCCGAGTTGCAGTCGATGGTGCAGAACTACACCGACGATGATCTTCGTCGGCTCGGCCGCGGCGGCCACGACTACCGCAAGGTGTACGCGGCCTTCAAGGCCGCGACCGAACACGTCGGACAGCCGACGGTGATCCTGGCCCAGACGGTCAAGGGCTGGACCATCGACGCTCTGGAGGCCCGCAACGCGACCCACCAGATGAAGAAGCTCTCGGTCGACGACCTGAAGGCGTTCCGGGATCGGCTCTACCTGCCGATCGACGATGATCAACTGACCGATCCGTACGATCCGCCGTACTTCCATCCGGGTGAGGACTCGCCGGAGATGAAGTACATGCACGAGCGGCGGGAGGCGCTGGGCGGTTACCTGCCCGAACGCCAACCGAAGCCCAAGATCGTCAAGCTGCCCGGCGACGAGGTCTACACCCCGCTGATGAAGTCGGCCGGCTCGGCCAAGGTGGCCACCACCCAGGCACTGGTCCGGTTGCTCCGTGACCTGATGAAGGACCCGGAGATCGGCCAGCGGATCGTGCCGATCGCACCGGACGAGTTCCGCACCTTCGGCATGGACTCGATGTTCCCGACCGCCAAGATCTACTCGCCGCACGATCAGAGCTACGAGTCGGTCGACCGCAAGCTGCTGCTGTCCTGGAAGGAAGGTCCGAAGGGTCAGCTGCTGCACGAGGGCATCTCCGAGGCCGGCGCGCTCGGCTCCTTCACCGCGGCCGGATCGTCGTATGCCACCCATGGCGAACCGATGATCCCGTTCTACATCTTCTACTCGATGTTCGGCTTCCAGCGGACCGGTGACTCGATCTGGGCGGCTGCGGACCAGATGTCCCGCGGCTTCCTGATCGGCGCCACGGCCGGTCGTACCACGCTGACCGGTGAGGGCACCCAGCACGCGGACGGGCATTCGCCGTTGCTGGCCTCGACCAACCCGGCAATCGTGCACTACGACCCGGCGTTCGGTTTCGAGATCGCCCAGATCGTCAAGGACGGCCTGCATCGGATGTACGGCTACTCCGACGAGGATCATCCGGGCGGCGAGGACGTGATCTACTACCTCACCGTCTACAACGAGCCGGTTGCTCAGCCCGGTCCGCCCGATGATCTTGACCCGCAGGCGATCCTGAAGGGGCTCTACCACTTCAGCTACGCCCCCGAGGTGCAGGGCGAGGGTGAGCATCCGACCGCGCAGATCCTGGCCTCCGGTGTCGCGATGCCGGCAGCGATCGATGCTCAGCGGATGCTCGCCGAGGAGTGGGGTGTGGCAGCCGACATCTGGTCGGTCACCTCCTGGAACGAGTTGCGCCGCGATGCGCTGGCCGCTGATCACCACAACTTCACCCATCCGGGCGAGGACCAGCAGACGGCGTACGTGACCCGAGCCCTGGAGGGCACCTCCGGTCCGGTCGTCGCAGTCAGCGACTACATGCACGCCGTTCAGGACCAGATCCAGGGCTGGGTGCCGAACAGCTGGTTCAGCCTCGGCGCCGACGGCTTCGGCATCGCCGACACCCGCGCCGGCGCCCGCCGCTATTTCCAGGTCGACGCCCAGTCGATCGTGGTCGGCACCCTGGCTGCCCTGGCCCGGGACGGCAAGTACGACCCGGCCGCTGTCGCCACAGCGTTCAAGAAGTACGAGCTGAACGATCCGACCGCCACCGCGGGTGTGCACCAGGAGGGCGCCGGAGCCTGA
- a CDS encoding Sec-independent protein translocase subunit TatA/TatB, whose amino-acid sequence MAPLALDIGPSELLIILAVVLVLFGGSRLAGLGKSAGRAIKEFKDETGIPDSSTTADLAERPAVPAEHPAVPAERSADTGQRPTR is encoded by the coding sequence GTGGCTCCTCTCGCGCTCGACATTGGCCCCTCCGAACTGTTGATCATCCTCGCCGTCGTGCTGGTGCTGTTCGGCGGCAGCAGGCTTGCCGGACTGGGCAAGAGCGCCGGTCGGGCGATCAAGGAATTCAAGGACGAGACCGGTATCCCGGACTCATCGACGACGGCCGACCTCGCGGAGCGCCCTGCCGTCCCCGCGGAGCACCCTGCCGTCCCCGCGGAGCGCTCTGCCGACACCGGTCAGCGGCCGACCCGATAG
- a CDS encoding 4-hydroxybenzoate 3-monooxygenase, producing MTGSVVIIGAGPAGLTVGNILRAAGIDCVILEAGSRAFIEQRPRAGVLEECVVRGLERRGLAADLLRHAVRQTTCEFRVEGERLRFDFGELTGQHHWVYPQPRLVTDLVAEYADVRGGEIVFGVADVELTGTDTADPQVSYTDAETGRRRLLRCDFVAGCDGAQGVTRHALPSRAGIARHDYGVGWLALLAEVPPSNDCAVFGLHPSGFAGHMARSATMTRYYLECLPDDDPADWSHRRVWAELQQRLAAQGAAPLAEGRLIEKRVLPMRNFVVRPMAYGRLFLAGDAAHLTAPIAAKGMNLALHDAFALGDALVGRLAGGDESALADYSARCLRRVWDYQEFSGWLSEVFHGPSSGDSHHAGTALSRLRRLFSSPTAAAAFAEQYLGITAGG from the coding sequence ATGACCGGATCGGTCGTGATCATCGGCGCCGGCCCGGCCGGACTGACGGTCGGGAACATCCTCCGCGCGGCCGGCATCGACTGCGTGATCCTGGAGGCCGGGTCCCGGGCCTTCATCGAGCAGCGGCCGCGGGCCGGCGTCCTGGAGGAGTGTGTCGTCCGCGGCCTCGAACGACGTGGGCTGGCGGCCGATCTGCTCCGCCACGCCGTACGGCAGACGACCTGCGAGTTCCGGGTCGAGGGGGAGCGACTGCGCTTCGATTTCGGTGAGCTGACCGGCCAACACCACTGGGTCTATCCGCAGCCGCGGCTGGTGACCGACCTGGTCGCCGAGTACGCCGACGTCCGCGGCGGCGAGATCGTCTTCGGCGTTGCCGATGTCGAGCTCACGGGTACCGACACCGCCGATCCGCAGGTGAGCTACACCGACGCTGAGACCGGCCGACGGCGGCTCCTGCGCTGCGACTTCGTTGCCGGCTGCGACGGGGCCCAGGGCGTGACACGGCACGCGCTGCCGTCACGGGCCGGCATCGCGCGACACGATTACGGTGTCGGGTGGCTGGCCCTGCTCGCCGAGGTGCCGCCGTCCAACGACTGTGCGGTCTTCGGCCTGCACCCGAGCGGGTTCGCCGGGCACATGGCCCGGAGCGCGACGATGACCCGCTACTACCTGGAGTGCCTACCCGACGACGATCCGGCGGACTGGTCGCACCGCCGGGTCTGGGCGGAGTTGCAGCAGCGCCTCGCTGCGCAGGGTGCCGCGCCGCTCGCCGAGGGCAGGCTGATCGAGAAGCGCGTGCTCCCGATGCGTAACTTCGTGGTCCGGCCGATGGCGTACGGTCGGCTCTTCCTGGCCGGTGACGCGGCCCATCTGACAGCCCCGATCGCCGCCAAGGGCATGAATCTCGCCCTGCACGACGCGTTCGCGCTCGGCGACGCGCTCGTCGGCCGGCTGGCCGGGGGAGACGAGTCCGCGCTCGCCGACTACTCGGCGCGGTGCCTGCGCAGGGTCTGGGACTACCAGGAATTCTCCGGCTGGCTGTCGGAGGTGTTCCACGGACCGTCGTCCGGCGACTCCCATCACGCGGGAACCGCGTTGTCCCGGCTCCGTCGGCTGTTCAGCTCACCGACCGCCGCGGCTGCCTTCGCCGAGCAATATCTGGGCATCACGGCCGGTGGCTGA
- a CDS encoding L-idonate 5-dehydrogenase: MLACVIEGAGRLQVAERPTPQPAAGEVAVDITYGGVCGSDLHYYHDGAAGEFAIREPLTVGHEVVGRVGALGTGVTGLQVGQSVAVHPAKVCGECVECTSGEPQLCAKSQYLGSAAHFPHIQGGFTERLVVDAERAVPLPPGMTLRRAALSEPFSVAYHAVKRAGDIAGRTVLVTGAGPIGCLAVAAAKQAGAGTVYASDLTDQALAQAGQMGADVLLRADRTEDGSWPEQVDVAIEASGSGPGLNSCIRTVRRAGLIVQVGILPPGMTSILGNALVNKEIRLRGSWRFHTEFAEAIDLLATTIDPEPLISHEFALADAQQAFDTASDRSAACKVLLRIGADPERGN, encoded by the coding sequence ATGTTGGCGTGTGTCATCGAGGGGGCGGGGCGGCTGCAGGTCGCCGAGCGGCCGACCCCGCAACCGGCTGCCGGCGAGGTGGCGGTGGACATCACGTACGGCGGTGTGTGCGGCTCGGATCTGCACTACTACCACGACGGCGCTGCCGGCGAATTCGCGATCCGGGAGCCGCTGACCGTCGGCCACGAGGTGGTCGGCAGGGTGGGTGCGCTCGGCACCGGCGTGACCGGTCTGCAGGTCGGCCAGTCGGTCGCGGTGCATCCGGCCAAGGTCTGCGGTGAATGCGTCGAATGCACCTCCGGCGAGCCCCAGCTCTGCGCCAAGAGTCAGTACCTCGGGTCGGCTGCGCATTTTCCGCACATCCAGGGTGGCTTCACCGAGCGGTTGGTGGTCGACGCCGAGCGTGCAGTGCCGCTGCCGCCGGGGATGACGCTGCGGCGGGCAGCACTGAGCGAGCCGTTCAGCGTCGCCTATCACGCCGTCAAACGAGCAGGCGACATCGCCGGTAGGACCGTGTTGGTCACCGGCGCCGGGCCGATCGGTTGCCTTGCGGTCGCCGCCGCCAAGCAGGCCGGGGCCGGCACCGTGTACGCGTCCGACCTGACCGATCAGGCGCTGGCCCAGGCCGGGCAGATGGGCGCCGACGTGCTGCTGCGCGCCGATCGGACCGAGGACGGCTCCTGGCCGGAACAGGTCGACGTCGCGATCGAGGCGTCGGGTTCCGGGCCGGGGCTGAACAGCTGCATCCGTACGGTCCGTCGGGCCGGGCTGATCGTCCAGGTCGGCATCCTGCCGCCCGGGATGACCTCGATCCTCGGCAACGCCCTGGTGAACAAGGAGATCCGGTTGCGCGGATCGTGGCGCTTCCACACCGAGTTCGCCGAGGCGATCGACCTGCTGGCGACCACGATCGATCCCGAGCCACTGATCTCCCACGAATTCGCGCTGGCCGACGCGCAGCAGGCGTTCGACACCGCCAGCGACCGTTCGGCGGCCTGCAAGGTGCTGTTGCGGATCGGTGCTGATCCGGAACGGGGGAACTGA
- a CDS encoding mandelate racemase/muconate lactonizing enzyme family protein: MPVINSAEVILADLEVETVRTDATQSFVKQETILVRLSTDDGLIGTGYSYTIGTGGPAVVSLLQESLLPLLIGEDPRCVEALWRRLHDSTHATTVGAITSLALAAVDTALWDLRCLAAGQPLWCLAGGYRQAIPLYDTEGGWLHLATDELVAGASASQRAGWHGVKIKVGKPSVTEDLARLQAVRDAVGAEFPIMVDANQSMTGAEAVRRAAAYEAVGLGWFEEPLPADDVSGHVRLAASTSIPVAVGESLYSIGQFRDYLQRDAAHVVQPDVARIGGITPWLKVAHLAEAHHVDVCPHFLMELHVSLVAAVPNGRYVEHIPQLRAITTEEVEIVDGHALAPDRPGIGIAWDWDAIDDRRTR, translated from the coding sequence ATGCCCGTGATCAATAGCGCCGAGGTGATCCTGGCCGACCTCGAGGTCGAGACCGTGCGGACCGACGCGACGCAGAGTTTTGTCAAGCAGGAAACGATTCTGGTACGACTGAGCACCGACGACGGCCTGATCGGGACGGGCTACTCCTACACCATCGGGACCGGCGGACCGGCGGTCGTCTCGCTGCTGCAGGAGAGTCTGCTGCCGTTGCTGATCGGCGAAGATCCACGCTGCGTCGAAGCCTTGTGGCGGCGGTTGCACGACAGTACCCATGCCACCACGGTCGGCGCGATCACCTCGCTGGCACTCGCCGCCGTCGACACCGCGCTGTGGGACCTCCGCTGTCTTGCTGCCGGACAGCCGCTGTGGTGCCTGGCCGGCGGTTATCGGCAGGCGATACCGCTGTATGACACCGAGGGCGGCTGGTTGCATCTGGCGACGGACGAGTTGGTCGCCGGCGCCTCCGCCTCTCAGCGCGCCGGCTGGCACGGGGTCAAGATCAAGGTCGGCAAGCCGTCGGTGACCGAGGACCTCGCCCGGCTGCAGGCGGTCCGGGATGCCGTCGGTGCCGAGTTCCCGATCATGGTCGATGCCAATCAGTCGATGACCGGCGCCGAGGCGGTCCGCCGGGCGGCGGCGTACGAGGCAGTGGGCTTGGGTTGGTTCGAGGAACCGTTGCCGGCCGACGATGTCAGCGGTCACGTCCGTCTCGCCGCCAGCACCTCGATCCCGGTGGCGGTCGGTGAATCGTTGTACTCGATCGGGCAGTTCCGGGATTATCTGCAACGCGATGCCGCCCATGTCGTCCAACCCGACGTCGCGCGGATCGGCGGCATCACCCCGTGGCTGAAGGTCGCCCATCTGGCCGAGGCTCATCACGTCGACGTCTGCCCGCACTTCCTGATGGAGTTGCACGTCAGCCTGGTCGCCGCGGTGCCCAACGGCCGCTACGTCGAACACATCCCGCAGCTGCGGGCGATCACCACCGAAGAGGTCGAGATCGTCGACGGACATGCGTTGGCTCCGGATCGGCCCGGCATCGGCATCGCCTGGGACTGGGACGCGATCGACGACCGCCGAACGCGGTAG
- a CDS encoding amidohydrolase: MTGGNWLIDVRRPGADRRLDVRIADGVVAQIVDHDEVDHDGVRYDAGGRWLVPGLYDGHAHLTQYAIQQSRIDLSTATSAAHAVDLVAAAAATAPQAGGSDSDEPLIGARFRDGLWPEPLHKDLLDRRFGRRPVIMISADLHCGWANSAGIALLGHPGHPTGVLKEEVWFEALMRLPQPSEQRTDALVEEVVGSAVRRGLVGLRDFEFADNLTVWERRQHFGRTPIRVDCAVLAPELSDATTRGLTSGQQLPGSDGLLTLGPVKVFVDGSLNTRTALCHDRYPGTDGHGETVLDHEALSEIMRQAQRRKLIMAVHAIGDLANTIALDCFERTGAGGSIEHAQLVADDDLGRYAVLGVTASMQPWHAIDDWQVADRYWAGRTGRAFPFAALVDAGAMIEFGSDAPVAPLDPWRAIAAAVDRESIIGHPWHPEQQLSVADALRFSTRGRGIVRAGQPADLVLLDADPYTLAAPELITVGVHATAVAGHWLHGPSALVDCLP, encoded by the coding sequence GTGACGGGCGGCAACTGGCTGATCGACGTCCGTCGACCGGGTGCGGACCGACGGCTCGACGTCCGGATCGCCGACGGCGTGGTGGCCCAGATCGTTGATCATGACGAAGTCGATCATGACGGTGTGCGGTACGACGCCGGCGGGCGATGGCTGGTCCCCGGTCTGTACGACGGCCACGCCCACCTCACCCAGTATGCGATCCAGCAGAGCCGGATCGACCTGTCGACGGCGACATCTGCCGCGCACGCCGTCGACCTGGTGGCTGCTGCAGCGGCCACCGCACCGCAAGCCGGCGGATCGGATTCCGACGAACCGCTGATCGGCGCCCGGTTCCGTGACGGGCTGTGGCCCGAGCCGCTGCACAAGGACCTGCTCGATCGTCGGTTCGGACGCCGCCCGGTGATCATGATCAGCGCCGATCTGCACTGTGGTTGGGCGAACAGCGCCGGGATCGCACTGCTGGGACACCCGGGCCACCCGACCGGAGTGCTCAAGGAGGAGGTCTGGTTCGAGGCCCTGATGCGGCTGCCGCAGCCGAGCGAGCAACGCACCGATGCCCTGGTCGAGGAGGTCGTCGGCTCGGCCGTCCGGCGTGGTCTGGTGGGCCTGCGCGACTTCGAGTTCGCCGACAACCTCACCGTCTGGGAACGACGTCAGCATTTCGGGCGGACGCCGATCCGGGTCGACTGCGCGGTGCTGGCGCCGGAGCTGTCCGATGCAACCACCCGTGGATTGACGTCCGGTCAGCAGTTGCCGGGCAGCGACGGTCTGCTCACCCTCGGCCCGGTCAAGGTGTTCGTCGACGGCTCGCTGAACACCCGGACTGCGTTGTGCCACGACCGGTATCCCGGCACCGACGGCCACGGTGAGACCGTTCTCGATCATGAGGCCCTGTCCGAGATCATGCGGCAGGCCCAGCGGCGGAAGTTGATCATGGCGGTACACGCGATCGGTGACCTCGCCAATACGATCGCGCTGGACTGTTTCGAACGGACCGGCGCCGGCGGCAGCATCGAACACGCCCAGCTGGTCGCCGACGACGACCTCGGCCGCTACGCCGTCCTCGGTGTCACCGCCAGCATGCAACCCTGGCACGCGATCGACGACTGGCAGGTCGCGGACCGCTACTGGGCAGGACGTACCGGACGGGCCTTCCCGTTTGCGGCACTGGTCGACGCCGGCGCCATGATCGAATTCGGTTCCGACGCGCCGGTTGCGCCGCTCGATCCCTGGCGGGCGATCGCCGCAGCCGTCGATCGGGAGTCGATCATCGGCCACCCCTGGCACCCCGAACAACAGCTGTCGGTTGCCGATGCGTTGCGCTTCTCGACCCGCGGGCGCGGCATCGTACGCGCCGGGCAACCGGCGGACCTGGTGCTGCTCGACGCCGACCCGTACACACTGGCCGCGCCGGAGTTGATCACTGTCGGTGTGCACGCCACGGCCGTCGCCGGGCACTGGCTGCACGGGCCGTCGGCCCTGGTCGACTGCTTGCCGTGA
- a CDS encoding alpha-hydroxy acid oxidase: protein MNPTQRRLDNALTIDDLRKAARRTTPLSVFDYVDGAAESEVTADRNVQAFRDLTFHPDALHPVADPELEVEVFGRRWALPLGFGATGYTRMMHHHGEAAVARVAQAVGIPYGLSTVGNTTVEDVRAAAPEVDLWFQLYPTSQEINAELIRRAQNAGCSTIVLTCDTAVSGKRFRDDRNGLTIPPTLRPATIVDMARHPSWWVNKLTTEQVSFASLKFLESKYKFNEIADRVFDSNLSLDSLDWIREQWKGQLLVKGILSAEGAAEAVEHGADGVVLSNHGGRQLDRTPAPITLVPQVRKALGDQVPILVDSGIRNGQDIAAARALGADAALVGRAYLYGIMAGGQDGVARAYEILSTEYRRAMQLLGVRRSIDLAARHVSLPDT from the coding sequence GTGAACCCGACGCAGCGTCGACTGGACAATGCCCTGACCATCGACGACCTGCGCAAGGCCGCGCGGCGGACGACGCCGTTGTCGGTCTTCGACTATGTCGACGGTGCGGCGGAGTCCGAGGTCACCGCGGACCGGAACGTGCAGGCCTTCCGCGACCTCACCTTCCACCCCGATGCGCTGCACCCGGTGGCCGACCCGGAGCTCGAGGTCGAGGTGTTCGGTCGCCGATGGGCGCTGCCGCTCGGCTTCGGCGCGACCGGCTACACCCGGATGATGCACCACCACGGCGAAGCCGCGGTGGCCCGGGTGGCGCAGGCCGTCGGCATCCCGTACGGGCTGTCGACCGTCGGCAACACCACTGTCGAGGACGTCCGGGCCGCCGCACCCGAGGTCGACCTGTGGTTCCAGCTGTATCCGACCTCTCAGGAGATCAACGCCGAACTGATCCGTCGCGCCCAAAACGCCGGCTGCTCGACGATCGTGTTGACCTGCGACACCGCGGTCTCCGGCAAACGGTTCCGGGACGATCGCAACGGACTGACCATCCCGCCGACCCTGCGGCCGGCGACGATCGTCGACATGGCGCGGCATCCGTCCTGGTGGGTCAACAAGCTGACCACCGAGCAGGTTTCGTTTGCCTCGTTGAAGTTCCTGGAGTCCAAGTACAAGTTCAACGAGATCGCCGACCGCGTCTTCGACTCCAATCTCAGCCTGGACAGCCTGGACTGGATCCGGGAGCAGTGGAAGGGACAGCTGCTGGTCAAGGGCATCCTGTCCGCCGAGGGCGCCGCGGAAGCGGTCGAGCACGGCGCCGACGGGGTGGTGCTGTCCAACCACGGCGGCCGGCAGTTGGACCGGACGCCGGCGCCGATCACGCTGGTGCCACAGGTCCGCAAGGCGCTGGGCGACCAGGTACCGATCCTGGTCGACAGCGGGATCCGCAACGGCCAGGACATCGCGGCGGCCCGGGCCCTGGGCGCCGATGCAGCGCTGGTCGGTCGGGCCTACCTGTACGGGATCATGGCCGGTGGCCAGGACGGTGTCGCCCGCGCCTACGAAATCCTGAGCACCGAATACCGCCGAGCGATGCAGTTGCTCGGGGTCCGCCGCTCGATCGACCTGGCAGCACGGCACGTGTCGCTGCCCGATACGTGA